A window of the Acipenser ruthenus chromosome 30, fAciRut3.2 maternal haplotype, whole genome shotgun sequence genome harbors these coding sequences:
- the LOC117395561 gene encoding leucine-rich repeat and fibronectin type III domain-containing protein 1-like protein, which produces MEISDWWMQVLRAITMERLLVCFLLLNVPVSAMLCPKRCTCQNLLPSYTVLCAKTGLLFVPPNIDRRTAELRLMDNFITTLRKKDFTNMTSLIHLSLSRNTISQITPFAFVDLHDLHALHLDSNRLTLVNDEHFQGLINLRHLILSNNQLQSIAEGSFEDFLETLEDLDLSYNNLREIPWDTITRLVSVNTLSLDHNLIEFVPEGIFSNLHKLARLDMTSNKLKKIPPDPLFLRIPVYAKMKGSPLTSLVLSFGGNPLHCNCELVWLRRLTREDDLETCASPRELMGKYFWTIKEEEFICEPPMITRHTSKMFVMEGQEVSLRCKAIGDPEPYIHWISPEGKVIANTSRTISYENGSLDILTTTIKDSGMFTCISSNAAGESTAPVELIVNPFPHLTNRTSHMKESEPEPSDILTSVKSANETSRKKNKKVLATELTSSSVMIKWTPQNHIPGIRMYQIQYNSSSDDILIYRMIPFSSKSFLLSDLASSREYDLCVLAVYNDGITSLTATKLLDCVHFVTDKEYKQCRSIHDQFLGGTMIIIIGGIIVASVLVFIFILLMKYKVYNNQYKQKQAKVSNVCSQTNGSHAGTSSGSTMKSAEKYEVHCQEGYGATVKGTTVVDLNPDCRKTASEDDTVSQ; this is translated from the exons GGCCATCACCATGGAGAGGCTGCTCGTCTGTTTCCTCTTGCTAAACGTGCCTGTGTCAGCCATGCTGTGTCCCAAGAGATGCACATGCCAGAATCTGCTGCCTTCCTACACCGTCCTCTGTGCAAAGACAGGACTCCTGTTTGTGCCACCCAACATCGACAGGAGAACAGCAGAGCTTAGACTCATGGACAACTTCATCACCACGCTGAGAAAGAAGGACTTTACCAACATGACCAGCCTCATTCACTTGAGTCTGTCTCGGAACACCATCAGCCAAATCACACCCTTTGCGTTTGTGGATCTCCATGATTTGCATGCTTTACACCTAGACAGCAATCGGTTGACCCTGGTCAACGATGAGCACTTTCAGGGCTTAATTAACCTTCGCCATTTGATCCTCAGCAATAACCAGCTGCAGTCTATCGCTGAAGGGTCCTTTGAGGACTTCTTGGAAACTCTAGAGGATCTGGACCTATCCTATAATAATCTGAGGGAAATCCCTTGGGATACTATCACTAGACTTGTCAGTGTCAACACCCTCAGCTTGGACCACAACCTCATTGAGTTCGTCCCTGAAGGGATCTTTTCCAACCTTCACAAGCTTGCTCGGTTGGATATGACCTCCAACAAGCTCAAGAAGATTCCTCCAGACCCTCTGTTCCTGAGGATCCCTGTGTATGCAAAAATGAAAGGATCTCCTTTGACCTCCCTGGTCCTCAGCTTTGGTGGCAACCCTTTACACTGTAACTGTGAGTTGGTTTGGCTCAGGAGACTAACAAGAGAGGATGATCTCGAGACATGTGCCTCTCCACGGGAGCTCATGGGTAAATACTTCTGGACCATCAAGGAAGAAGAGTTCATCTGCGAACCGCCAATGATCACAAGGCATACCTCCAAAATGTTCGTCATGGAAGGGCAAGAGGTAAGTCTCAGGTGCAAAGCCATTGGGGACCCTGAACCGTACATTCACTGGATCTCCCCAGAAGGGAAAGTAATCGCCAACACATCCCGGACAATATCCTACGAGAACGGGAGCTTAGATATTCTCACTACCACCATCAAAGACTCGGGGATGTTCACCTGCATCTCCTCTAACGCTGCAGGGGAGTCCACCGCCCCAGTAGAACTCATTGTTAACCCTTTCCCTCACCTCACTAACCGAACAAGCCACATGAAGGAATCAGAGCCGGAGCCCTCGGATATCCTGACCTCAGTCAAGTCTGCCAATGAAaccagcagaaaaaagaacaagaaaGTGCTGGCTACCGAACTGACGTCCTCGTCCGTCATGATCAAATGGACGCCCCAGAACCACATACCTGGGATTCGGATGTACCAGATCCAGTACAACAGCTCATCCGATGATATTTTGATTTACAG GATGATTCCCTTCTCCAGCAAGTCCTTCCTCTTGAGTGACCTGGCCTCCTCGAGGGAGTATGACCTGTGCGTGCTGGCAGTGTACAACGACGGAATCACCTCGCTGACGGCCACCAAGCTCCTCGACTGCGTCCACTTTGTGACCGACAAGGAGTACAAGCAGTGCCGCTCCATCCACGACCAGTTCCTGGGAGGGACCATGATCATCATCATCGGGGGGATCATAGTGGCCTCGGTGCTGGTTTTCATCTTCATCCTGCTCATGAAATATAAGGTCTACAACAACCAATACAAGCAGAAGCAGGCCAAAGTCAGCAACGTCTGCTCCCAGACCAACGGGAGCCATGCCGGGACCTCCTCCGGATCCACCATGAAGTCGGCAGAGAAATACGAGGTGCACTGCCAGGAGGGATACGGGGCCACCGTCAAAGGGACAACCGTAGTGGATCTGAACCCTGATTGCAGGAAAACGGCCTCAGAGGATGATACCGTATCACAATAA